One segment of Streptomyces roseifaciens DNA contains the following:
- a CDS encoding DUF3592 domain-containing protein, translating into MFDIVILTLPALMAAGGIAGMVWAVMRMRRLRAAWRSGIEVQGRCVRLYATTVTRRRGAHRSSSTTLHHVYEFTDGDGRHRRFEEAGGSATVIEGDTVVVRHPQGRPDRATAIPPGDARTRVGMGILLVFLSLFVAGCVGFGVFYLSVFKPAKEKVTERIEDSWPSAPPATPRVTPPALPTLPDGPPDDLPTGVPSGFPTDFPTGFPSGFPSGPPSGFPTGPPSGGLSR; encoded by the coding sequence ATGTTCGACATCGTCATCCTCACGCTGCCCGCACTCATGGCGGCGGGCGGGATCGCCGGCATGGTGTGGGCGGTGATGCGGATGCGGCGCCTGCGAGCCGCATGGCGCAGCGGCATCGAGGTACAGGGGCGCTGCGTGCGCCTCTACGCGACGACGGTCACCCGACGGCGGGGCGCGCACCGGTCGTCCTCGACCACGCTGCACCACGTCTACGAGTTCACCGACGGGGACGGGCGGCACCGGCGGTTCGAGGAGGCGGGCGGGTCGGCGACGGTCATCGAGGGGGACACCGTCGTCGTCCGCCACCCGCAGGGCCGCCCGGACCGGGCCACGGCCATCCCGCCCGGTGACGCCAGGACGCGGGTGGGCATGGGGATCCTGCTGGTGTTCCTGTCCTTGTTCGTGGCCGGGTGCGTGGGCTTCGGGGTCTTCTACCTGAGCGTGTTCAAGCCCGCGAAGGAGAAGGTCACCGAGCGGATCGAGGACTCGTGGCCGTCGGCCCCTCCGGCAACCCCGCGGGTGACGCCGCCGGCCCTGCCGACCTTGCCGGACGGCCCGCCGGACGACCTCCCCACGGGAGTCCCGAGCGGCTTTCCCACGGACTTCCCCACCGGATTCCCGAGCGGGTTCCCCTCCGGCCCGCCGAGCGGGTTCCCCACGGGCCCGCCCTCCGGCGGGCTCAGCCGCTGA
- a CDS encoding LysR family transcriptional regulator: MGTGVGTGAGAGTGVGADLRELECFLVLAEELHFGRAGERLYVSQGRVSQLLRSLEGRIGARLFDRTSRRVALTPLGERFLAGLRPAYGALAGVVDDARAAARGVEGVLRIGFQGTADGGVMEAVGTFQERRPGCVVELVEIPLSDPFGAVRRGEVDAAVVLLPAEEPDLAVGPVFSRQQQTLAVSVRHPFARRAELGAEELADCPLVAPAAPAPAYWRAAQAPAVTPGGRPVPRGPEVTTLQEGITLTAAGRAGMLLCRPTADYHGRRDIAFVPVTGLPCSALGLVRQRAAETERLRAFGRVLAEVAGRTVSG; the protein is encoded by the coding sequence GTGGGCACGGGCGTGGGCACGGGCGCAGGCGCAGGCACGGGCGTGGGGGCGGACCTGCGGGAGCTGGAGTGCTTCCTGGTCCTCGCCGAGGAGCTGCACTTCGGCCGGGCCGGCGAGCGGCTGTACGTGTCGCAGGGCCGCGTAAGCCAGCTCCTGCGCTCCCTCGAAGGCCGCATCGGCGCGCGGCTGTTCGACCGCACCAGCCGCCGGGTGGCCCTCACGCCGCTCGGCGAGCGGTTCCTGGCCGGGCTGCGGCCCGCGTACGGGGCCCTCGCGGGCGTCGTCGACGACGCCCGGGCCGCCGCCCGCGGGGTGGAGGGCGTCCTGCGCATCGGCTTCCAGGGCACGGCGGACGGCGGGGTGATGGAGGCCGTCGGAACGTTCCAGGAGCGCCGGCCGGGGTGCGTGGTCGAGCTCGTGGAGATCCCGCTGAGCGACCCCTTCGGCGCCGTCCGCAGGGGCGAAGTCGACGCGGCGGTGGTGCTGTTGCCCGCGGAGGAGCCGGACCTGGCCGTGGGGCCGGTCTTCTCCCGGCAGCAGCAGACGCTGGCGGTGTCCGTCCGGCACCCCTTCGCCCGACGTGCCGAGCTCGGCGCGGAGGAGCTCGCGGACTGCCCGCTCGTCGCTCCCGCGGCCCCCGCCCCGGCGTACTGGCGCGCGGCCCAGGCCCCCGCGGTCACGCCCGGCGGGCGCCCGGTCCCCCGCGGCCCGGAGGTGACGACGCTGCAGGAAGGCATCACCCTCACCGCCGCCGGGCGCGCCGGGATGCTGTTGTGCCGGCCGACGGCCGACTACCACGGGCGCCGCGACATCGCCTTCGTGCCGGTGACCGGCCTGCCCTGCTCCGCCCTGGGGCTGGTGCGGCAGCGGGCCGCGGAGACGGAGCGCCTGCGGGCGTTCGGGCGCGTACTGGCCGAGGTCGCCGGCCGGACCGTCAGCGGCTGA
- a CDS encoding MFS transporter produces MKQGAGEQGAGKRGAGKRGAEKSGAKAEAKGGRAAVVAVAAATFSVVTSEMLPVGLLTPIGSGLGVPAGTAGLTMTVPGLVAAVAAPAVTAAAGRLDRRWVLVGLMALLAVANLLSALATHIAVLVGLRVLVGVCIGGVWAIAAGLAVRLVPERAVGAATSLIFSGIAVASVLGVPAGTLAGGLGGWRAAFAAMGVVCLAVTAALAVLLPPLPAERAVRPSEVAGLLRIPGVRAGLLVVVLIVAGHFAGYTFVRPVLERASGAGAGLISGLLLAYGVAGVAGNFLAGAAAARNLRRTLLVISVALAAVLPAVSVTAGGAVAAGALIVVWGLAYGGVSVSTQGLLTAAAPGSREAASALFVSAFNAAIALGALLGGRAADAVSLPAALWLGGLLVAGALVVLAVPAVAARRSRTAAADLP; encoded by the coding sequence GTGAAGCAAGGTGCAGGCGAGCAAGGTGCGGGCAAGCGCGGTGCAGGCAAGCGCGGTGCGGAGAAGAGCGGTGCGAAGGCGGAAGCGAAGGGCGGCCGGGCCGCGGTGGTCGCGGTGGCCGCCGCGACGTTCTCGGTCGTGACGAGCGAGATGCTCCCCGTGGGGCTGCTCACCCCGATCGGCTCCGGGCTGGGCGTCCCTGCCGGGACGGCCGGTCTGACGATGACCGTGCCCGGGCTGGTCGCGGCGGTCGCCGCGCCCGCGGTCACGGCTGCCGCCGGGCGGCTGGACCGTCGGTGGGTGCTGGTGGGGCTCATGGCCCTGCTGGCCGTGGCCAACCTGCTGTCGGCGCTGGCGACCCACATCGCGGTGCTCGTGGGCCTGAGGGTCCTGGTGGGGGTGTGCATCGGAGGCGTGTGGGCGATAGCGGCGGGGCTGGCGGTACGGCTGGTGCCGGAGCGGGCGGTGGGCGCGGCCACCTCGCTGATCTTCAGCGGGATCGCGGTCGCGTCGGTGCTCGGTGTGCCGGCCGGGACCCTGGCTGGCGGACTGGGCGGCTGGCGGGCGGCGTTCGCGGCCATGGGCGTGGTCTGCCTGGCCGTGACGGCGGCGCTCGCCGTGCTGCTGCCGCCGCTGCCGGCGGAGCGGGCCGTCCGGCCGAGCGAGGTGGCGGGGCTGCTGCGCATTCCGGGCGTACGGGCGGGCCTGCTGGTCGTCGTGCTGATCGTGGCCGGGCACTTCGCCGGCTACACCTTCGTCCGGCCCGTCCTGGAGCGGGCTTCCGGAGCCGGGGCCGGTCTGATCAGCGGGCTGCTGCTGGCGTACGGCGTGGCGGGCGTGGCCGGCAACTTCCTGGCGGGCGCGGCCGCCGCGCGCAACCTGCGCCGCACCCTGCTGGTGATCTCGGTCGCGCTGGCCGCCGTGCTCCCGGCGGTGTCGGTAACGGCCGGCGGGGCGGTCGCCGCCGGTGCGCTGATCGTGGTGTGGGGCCTGGCGTACGGCGGGGTGTCGGTCTCCACGCAGGGGCTGCTGACGGCGGCGGCGCCGGGATCGCGGGAGGCGGCCTCGGCGCTGTTCGTCTCGGCCTTCAACGCGGCGATCGCGCTGGGGGCCCTGCTGGGCGGGCGGGCCGCGGACGCGGTGTCGCTGCCGGCCGCCCTGTGGCTGGGCGGGCTGCTGGTGGCGGGGGCACTCGTGGTGCTGGCGGTGCCGGCGGTCGCCGCCCGCCGGTCGCGCACCGCGGCCGCGGACCTTCCGTGA
- a CDS encoding ATP-binding protein, with protein MVVIEAPYGDAARARHATAEFLARHCPWADPDAVVLVVSELVTNAIRHAGGWWRLCVQAVQGRLVVEIADASPRPPQPRPPDFGGGGGLGWHMVERLAGLLEVDRRPDGKTVRATWLGPAASGTTTAPAA; from the coding sequence ATGGTTGTGATCGAAGCCCCGTACGGGGACGCCGCCCGGGCGCGTCACGCGACGGCGGAGTTCCTGGCCCGCCACTGCCCGTGGGCGGACCCCGATGCGGTCGTCCTGGTGGTCTCGGAGCTGGTCACCAACGCGATACGGCACGCGGGAGGCTGGTGGCGGCTGTGCGTGCAGGCCGTGCAGGGCCGCCTGGTGGTGGAGATCGCCGACGCGAGCCCGCGCCCGCCGCAGCCGCGCCCGCCGGACTTCGGCGGCGGCGGGGGGCTGGGCTGGCACATGGTGGAACGGCTGGCCGGCCTGCTGGAGGTGGACCGGCGGCCGGACGGAAAGACAGTCCGGGCCACGTGGCTGGGACCGGCGGCGTCGGGGACGACGACGGCGCCCGCCGCGTAG
- a CDS encoding RNA polymerase sigma factor SigF: MTASTVTTGRSGAVPQHLEEAVGGLPYIEDASTVAPRDARALSGLFFVRLRELEEGTHAYQYARNTLIEINLSLVRFAASRFRSRGDQMEDIIQVGTIGLIKAIDRFDLSREVEFTTFAVPYIVGEIKRHFRDTGWSVHVPRRLQELRVELAKATGELSQELDHSPTPAELAEHLGLSREEVVEGIVAGNGYTAGSIDVPVDDGADQAGTTYADRLGGLDPAIEGVENLHALKPLVAELDERDRQILRMRFGGEMTQSEIGAELGISQMHVSRLLTRILTRLRAGMLGHK, encoded by the coding sequence ATCACGGCATCCACGGTTACGACAGGGCGTTCGGGGGCTGTGCCGCAGCACCTCGAAGAAGCGGTCGGGGGGCTGCCGTACATCGAGGACGCGTCCACAGTGGCGCCTCGCGACGCCCGTGCACTGTCCGGGCTGTTCTTCGTACGCCTGCGGGAGCTGGAGGAGGGCACCCACGCGTACCAGTACGCGCGGAACACCCTCATCGAGATCAACCTCTCGCTCGTCCGCTTCGCCGCCTCCCGGTTCCGCAGCCGCGGCGACCAGATGGAGGACATCATCCAGGTCGGCACGATCGGCCTGATCAAGGCGATCGACCGGTTCGACCTGTCGCGCGAGGTGGAGTTCACCACCTTCGCCGTGCCGTACATCGTGGGGGAGATCAAGCGGCACTTCCGCGACACCGGCTGGTCGGTGCACGTGCCGCGGCGGCTGCAGGAGCTGCGGGTCGAGCTGGCCAAGGCCACCGGCGAGCTCTCGCAGGAGCTGGACCACTCGCCGACGCCCGCCGAGCTGGCCGAGCACCTCGGGCTCAGCCGCGAGGAGGTCGTCGAGGGCATCGTCGCGGGCAACGGCTACACGGCCGGCTCCATCGACGTCCCCGTGGACGACGGCGCCGACCAGGCCGGCACCACCTACGCCGACCGGCTGGGCGGACTCGACCCCGCCATCGAAGGTGTCGAGAACCTGCACGCGCTCAAACCGCTCGTCGCCGAGCTCGACGAACGCGACCGGCAGATCCTGCGCATGCGGTTCGGCGGGGAGATGACGCAGTCCGAGATCGGTGCGGAACTGGGCATCTCGCAGATGCACGTGTCGCGGCTGCTGACGAGGATCCTGACGCGGCTGCGGGCGGGGATGCTGGGGCACAAGTAG
- a CDS encoding HAD family acid phosphatase, whose product MTAPIPARRTAVALAVTALATAVTAATTTDATAAPADRPAAATASAARTSGPAGLKGVDYAVWQRDVQAVIDRALPYVKERTADAHGRKQAIVLDIDNSSLETDFHWTYPTPAIAPVLELTRYAHARGAAVFFVTARPGILDSLTEYNLREVGYPVSGLYVRHLPDLFQDVSTYKTAKRAEIEKQGYSIIANIGNNTTDLVGGHAERTFKLPDYDGKLS is encoded by the coding sequence ATGACCGCACCGATACCGGCCCGCCGCACCGCAGTTGCCCTCGCCGTCACCGCCCTGGCCACGGCCGTGACGGCCGCCACCACGACGGACGCGACCGCCGCCCCCGCCGACCGCCCGGCCGCCGCCACGGCGAGCGCCGCCCGGACCTCCGGGCCCGCGGGGCTCAAGGGCGTCGACTACGCCGTCTGGCAGCGCGACGTGCAGGCCGTCATCGACCGGGCCCTGCCCTACGTCAAGGAGCGCACCGCGGACGCGCACGGCCGGAAGCAGGCCATCGTCCTCGACATCGACAACAGCTCCCTGGAGACCGACTTCCACTGGACGTACCCCACGCCGGCCATCGCCCCGGTGCTGGAGCTGACGCGCTACGCCCACGCCCGGGGAGCCGCGGTCTTCTTCGTCACCGCCCGCCCCGGCATCCTCGACTCGCTCACCGAGTACAACCTGCGCGAGGTCGGCTACCCCGTCAGCGGCCTGTACGTACGGCACCTCCCGGACCTCTTCCAGGACGTGAGCACGTACAAGACCGCCAAGCGCGCGGAGATCGAGAAGCAGGGGTACTCGATCATCGCGAACATCGGGAACAACACCACCGACCTCGTGGGCGGCCACGCGGAGCGGACCTTCAAGCTGCCGGACTACGACGGCAAGCTGTCGTAG
- a CDS encoding GlsB/YeaQ/YmgE family stress response membrane protein codes for MEISGIFSAIVIGLIIGVLGRLIVPGRQHIGVLWTIVVGIAAAFLGAAIAHWLGVDDTKGVDWIEWLIQIALAALGVAALDRAKARH; via the coding sequence GTGGAAATCTCCGGAATTTTCAGTGCCATCGTGATCGGTCTGATCATCGGCGTGCTCGGCCGGCTCATCGTGCCGGGGCGCCAGCACATCGGGGTGCTGTGGACGATCGTGGTCGGCATCGCCGCCGCGTTCCTGGGCGCGGCCATCGCCCACTGGCTGGGCGTCGACGACACCAAGGGGGTCGACTGGATCGAATGGCTCATCCAGATCGCGCTGGCCGCGCTGGGCGTGGCCGCGCTCGACAGGGCGAAGGCGCGGCACTGA
- a CDS encoding ArsR/SmtB family transcription factor, translating to MAAGVGSFEDVEEDFGEGLGDPSADVLTEAAAAFGLLASPARLHLVWALAQGESDVTALAERVGGALPAISQHLAKLKLAGLVRSRREGRRMVYLVDDPHVVAIVRLMVGQLADREAGGTGRAAGRGAARTGRLHGLGA from the coding sequence GTGGCCGCAGGTGTCGGAAGCTTCGAGGACGTCGAAGAGGACTTCGGCGAAGGCCTCGGCGACCCCTCGGCGGACGTGCTCACCGAGGCCGCCGCGGCCTTCGGGCTGCTCGCCTCGCCCGCGCGGCTCCACCTGGTGTGGGCCCTCGCCCAGGGCGAGAGCGACGTCACGGCCCTCGCCGAGCGGGTGGGCGGCGCGCTCCCCGCGATCAGCCAGCACCTGGCGAAGCTGAAGCTGGCCGGGCTCGTGCGGTCGCGCCGCGAGGGGCGCCGCATGGTCTACCTCGTGGACGACCCGCACGTCGTCGCGATCGTCCGGCTGATGGTCGGCCAGCTCGCCGACCGCGAGGCCGGGGGGACGGGCCGGGCCGCCGGGCGCGGCGCCGCCCGCACCGGGCGCCTCCATGGCCTGGGAGCCTGA